The genomic window tttatttatttatttttaaaccagcCCTCTTCACAGCCTGTGAGCCTCACCGTCTGTGGTCTCCTCGcataaaaacagtcacacagtccGACACATCATTGCTCCTGCAGGAggcaaaataaacacacacacacacacacacacacacacacgcgcgctttttcttttctttttaaaaccccAAACTCTTTAGAGGACAATACATGAAGCTTGAGTctagaaagggggaaaaaaaaacaaaacaaaaaaaaacaaaaaaaacagtctttCACTGATCAACTGTGTTCACCTCTCCTTGCAGATTAATAAGTGGAAGAGATTATCAGAAGAGGGTTAGAGCTTTTAAACTGACAACGTGTGTGAGCAACTTATGAAAACTTGCGAATCAATGAAAGACTAGACATTCAGCCAGCGTGAAGCCACTTAAACACACGACTAACTGTTACCTGTGCAAGTTAGGGAAGATCATTTAAGGAAGAGAGATGGACGGAAAGAAcagatcaaagaaaaaaaaaaaaaaaaaaaaaaaaaggacctgTGACAAAAATGCTCGCACTCATGGTTTAACTTGGGATAGCCTTCTttcgttttctttttacacCAAACCATCATGATATTGccttaaatgtttaaaagaaggaaagaaacagaTCAACATAAACCCAGAAGACATCCCCGTCGCCGTTGCTGACACGCGTCCTCCCAAGCACGCGGTCTATCCGTCCGTCTGTCACTGTGCTCTGTCCGTCTGTGTCCCTACAGGGCCAGCTTGCCAATGATGACTCCAATCACAAAGAAGAGCACGCAGAACGCCAGCACGCGGGTGCTTAGGCCTTCGTCCCTCACGGCTGTGGTGGCCATGGTGGAGGAGGAGTGAGCGGGGGCCAACGGTGTCACCTTTCTCTTCCGCAGACCGTCATCCTCCTGTGATGAAGACAAGGAGTCAGAAATACAAATACGCGCTTATAAGTTAACTTTTAATTTGTTAGAATTTGTCACTCCGCTTCTCAATGATAGCTTATCAAAaatctgatatttatttttatatgtcaTTACTGgatttttaaacaatgtttacACCAGGATCATTTTCCATCATTTAACAAAGAGCCAGCATAGTGAAcagttttgcttttctgttgCAAGCAGCTATAACACTGCTGCCTTCAAGTGCTGTCagaattttttaattattatcaaactacagaaaacaaaacaaacaaacaaatgaagaaaaaaaaaaaatcacgaatAACAACAATACAGATATCAAAAGGACAAGGAAGCTTGCGGGAAATTTTATGCCTGAATATAAAGCTTtacatacaaaacatacaatttTCACAAATGCGCAATGTGTCCCCCTCTCCATGCATGGCATTTGTCCATAACATAGCCAAACTTGTCCCATACTTTTGCAAGCGTGTCTGGAGTCACTGCAGCCACTGCTGTTGCTATGATACACCCAGTATGATGATTGTATATCATATATGACTGTATGTTTGTTCCCACACTCCTCCTAgacgactgatttaattttCCTGAAACTACCTATGGTTTGTAGTATGTTGAGTGATTAAAACTACAACATCaaataaaaattactttttctttttcagtgtattTGTATTTGGAAACTTCGTGACCAAGGCCGGTTCATAAATGTATGTTGTTTTTACGcatctaaataaaacataatgttTAGGTTTATATCCATGTTACAAGGACACTTTAATGGTCACCAGAGGGTCTAAGTTCTAAGAACTGGCAAGACTTTACTTGCCATCTGGTGTGTCTATACGATTGGACAGCATTATTTGAGAGAGAGGGAAATCTTCCTGGATATTTGCATTGCTGGGAATGGCAGGTGTGGTTGTTCATTCCTTTAAGGTAAAGTACTGACTTGCCTCCGGAGTAATTCcattttaatttctgtttcCAATTAAAATCCCCTATTATTTATATTAAAGAGAGGGTTAAAGTGTAACTTCTAgcaaaactttgctacagtGATCGTGTAGAAGTGTAGTTTTAAACATTTCTCAAAATCACCTTTACTCGCAATTTTGTAGTAATTAACCTATTCAGGTTTATGATTTATAAGCTGGTAAACATTTACACATAACAGAAAAGACATTCATAAGAATCAGCGTAACGAGCTGACAATGATATGAGCCATACCACATACAGGATGGGGTCACTGCTGTCTAGGGACAATTCTCTGGACTCGAGCAATGACAAAAATACTTTGAGAAAACTCAGGCAGTCATTGAGTCATTTCATTCTCTGCTTCACGTTAATGTAGTGCAGCACTAGTTGCACTAGTCAAAATATATTTCctggaataaaacattttttatttcagtgttttgttttgttttttatttcagacTTGGTCTTGTTCCTCCTATATTTAAGAGTAAACTCCACAGCAATGCTTCTTCTGTTAGCACAAGAGAAGACGAGCTAGAGCAGAAAATACAAGTCTGACTGGAAtatgagacagacacacaggctCTTATTTGTTTTAGCGCGTCTCACCCtgatctgtttgttttcttcccgTAGCCTCTGCACTTCCATCTGCAGTCGCTTGCACTCCTCCATGATCTTCTTCACTTCTCCATCATCCAGCGAAGCACTGGCTGACTTGGGCAGGACAGAGTGCTCAGTCTTAACAGAGGCAGAGGAAGACACAGTTTTGATGATTTCACTCTCATGCTGTGGAGAGAGAGTGAAGATGGGGAGTGGTGGGTGGGATGagagtggaagaaaaaaaaggaacgaGGGGACATGCAAAGACAAAGCATGGAGATTAAAGTGGAAACaaatcacaaaacaaaataaatcacgAGATGGGTGATACAGTGATGTGTAGCTGATGaatacaagacaaaaaaaaaaaaaaatgctgacagaaggaaaaaaactaaaaactactacTCCACTGAAACAGAAATTAAATGGTTTAGTCTGATTTTATTCTTTGAAGGGGACCTATTGTGCTTGTTTTCAGCTCCATACTGTTATTCATTGTTGCTGCTAGAGCTCGACATGATTTACAAATTGAAATATTTCTTATTCATCTTATACTTGGCCTTGGCACAGTCAAACAGTTGATCCAGTCTGAAACGAGCCCTTTTAGTTCCTCACCTTTTAACGCTGCACTCTGTTTTAGCTAACcttcttttgattggctgcctcctctcaaacagaaggtttggGCAGCTTGGTGGGGTTCCCGTGCTTTCAGCCAGATTACTGCTTACAACTTTTCTGTCACAACAGGTCCCACTAAATACTCAGTCAGCATATAATCTGTTACTACAGACAGCTATTATTATGTACTTAAATCAATGAAGTACACAGTGGAACAACCGTTTGTGGAGCTCATTTGGGGTGTGAAAAAATGTGATTGAATGTTTAAAGTGATGTGGCAAATGTTGAAGTGAAGAGAAACACTTACAGTTTTGTCATTTTCTAGAGGCATCTCAAATGCACATCTCAACTTTGAATCCATCAGCTCTTCAGGCTTTGCCTCCTTCCACTGTtgacaagaaaatgaaaaagggaacctttagatttttcttttcttttgtatcacaaattcatttttcactaaTATCCATACTTCAAAGTAAATTCTCAACAGAAATGACCAACTTTACATTTTCAGGCTTAGGGAGCTGCataaaaatgtatacatttgtcaaacagttttaaaaaaaagcttttgcgGAATGAGACAAATACATTGAGTGAGCTACACTATTCAAGTGTTCAGCTGAAGATAGACTTTTGGAAGACACAGATGCCACTAACgcaactaaacaaaacaaaactcagggcCGAGAGGCAATGTAAGAAATTTAAACCCTTCAGATTCTCCAGTAATAAAGCACCCCCcccccgaaaaaaaaaaaaaaaaaaaaaaaggaaaatagtaTGCTCAGGTACTCACAACTCCTTCCATGTCAGTCATGTCATATGGAGCCAGCATGGACTGCACCATGAATTTGTGTTTACTCTTTTCATTGGGGTCATAGTCAAAAGGCTGTAGCATAACTGTgggcaaaaacaaagacagaatgaAGAAACCAGGATTTGCCTGTCTCATAAACCAATAGAACAATGTCAAGAAAAATATtagtcattttgaatttgaagaaAATCGCTGAATTTGAAGAATTTGTAGCAACATGTCTcaaaaaaaagttgggacagagCCATGTTTACTGTGGTTTACCAttccctctttttttaacaacagcCCATAAAAACCAGAGGAAATGGGACCAGTTGCTGGACTTTCAGGGGAGTAATAGTGTCCCATTCTTGTCTGTTATAAGCTTCTTGCTGTTTTTGGCTGGTaaaaggtctggactgcagaCAGGCTAGTTCAGCACTTGGACTCTTTTACTAGAAAGTTATGCTGTTATGATAGCTGCAGTatgctgtgttttattgtctcgCTGAAATATTCAAGGCCTTCCTTGAAAAAGACGACCTCTAGATGAATATGTTGCTCTAAAGCTTGTAAGTACCTTTCAGGACTTATTGTGTCTTTCAAGTAGTACAAGCTAGAGCAGGGTGAtaagaccaaaaatatttatcacgatatactagggctgctcgattatggcaaaaatgatcatcacgattattttcactgaaattgagatctcgattatttgacgatatttatttaaccctttaagacctaccatagaaccaagtccgccagagcttatattattattattattttattttttttacatgctgtagtgccatttgtgggagcatttcaagttgctatacatcaatacaactgttatagcccatattttaataatatgtatgcattaagtccatagtaactacattaattgcaaaaaagtgcaataaactacaaaaaaattgaaaatcgtttttgtttgttttttaacatatatttctacttggggaaatttaagaggtttatccctcaaaaagttaaatacaaaaaagttgcaaaaaatagtttacaacaacaggaaatttattttgagtgtcttcatagttttattttggagatacagcaatttttatatattgcaggaaaaacaaaaaacaatcctatgatgcaaatttgcaaagaaaacagcatgtgcatcaaaataaactatttccagcagtgcaattcgagttctaagcatcccagaaactattcagaaaagtatagagtcaaacatgacttataaaaacaccagtataggcttttaaggcctacaagtaaaaaactacattttccgcgaaaatgatgtcacttccggtttgacagtttaaccaaaaggcatttccaggggaaattggccgacatatcctcagcataacaaTGCATAATATccagaaaacttaaaaagaggttatacacacacacacaatacggtaatattatgttgaagcacagtacgtatcactccgcgaggctcctgcctacggtagccgtaatgctccgacaatccatcaagcagtgcggcttcgtagcttagcaaagtcgtactaaaacatttgacagattttcgagcgccgtgtagcaCACAAAATCATTTCGAGGTGAGTAAACACAACCCGAATTCATACATacggcacacgggattataaggggcactctcgattttcagaaaaatcaaaggattgattttaagtgtgccgtattttccaaaaaacatggTAATAACGatggcccgctagcatgctctaccaaaaatagtgctttgttgtgtatctgatggacgaaagttaaaccagttccacaccactgaagttgcagcatttttacaaaccaattctggttcatccgtttcattcaatgATCCGCTTtcacccttctcattctctgtcgccgccgtgctttttccgccatgtgcgtatgaaaacaaaggcactgcgcatgcgtgttttacccatattctatcgggagatttcattttcttatcgttgcccaacattataccggtattaccgtgaacagtaTAATATGGCACAGCCCTAGTACAAGCTTCCAATTTTATAGGGACAAATACACCCCATATACCAGTAGAGCCTTATATAAGCACTTTTTGCTTTAATTCAAAGGACgtgatgtctttaaaaaaaaaaaaaaaaaaaaaaaaaaagatttatgtgttgctgccatcaaattcgaACTTAACTCATCTTATTCATGAGGTAGTAAAATGTCTCATGTCTAAACATTTGACACTTTTCCATCTTATGCTGTGgataaaatgttttcaaaaattTTAACTTTGAGTAAATTATACCACCctccaaaaaaataagaaacaaaaatgaaagaataaaaaaagaaaatgcaggagACAGAAACCACTTTAGTTGTCAGaaacaagtctttttttttttaaattttaatttaaatataatagtTATGTGCAGATTAGACAGATTATTGGGAAAGTCATAAGGAGGCATGTGTGTAAAATGTCTCCAAGCATGATGTAATTATAAACTCAGGTAGTGACTGCAGTATCCATTACAGGTAGTGCAGGCGCGACCCTTTATTTGCGTGCTGCAACACAATACATGGTTGCTGCTAGTTCAGCACTACGGTTCCATATCTGACGCTGTtaaatgtaagtatattacactTTATCTAGCACTTAAATTATGACAACTCAATATAGTTTTACTTCTATTAAGCCCAATAAGCTAACATTAATTACAGAGTCAGGCAAAAATGGATCAGTATAAGCCTTTGAACTTCTACATTAGGTTCACAGCTTTACCAACTTTTCTGGATGGCAAAAAGATGCAAAGATCCTTACCAAAAACATTTATGGAGGTTCCAGCGTCAATGATGCCACTGTTTGGGCGCACACAGTATCTGCGAGGTGCGGTCGTCTTGACTTTGAAACACACATTTCTGTCTGTGGGGTTGGTCAGCTTCAGGGTGGCGGTGACAACATCTGTAAATGGGCCTGAggatgagaaagaaagaaatgcagtGACTTGAGTGTGCGTGCAAGCATGTGGGTGAATTTACACGTCTCGTAGTTTGGGTATAGATGCAGCATTTGTTTGTTACTTGGGCTcctaagaagaaagaaaacagggtGGGTGCACAAAGATTCTCCCAGGTAAAAGTGCAAATATACACAATGTAAAAATCCATTTCTGCAAACATCAATATCAgagtagattttttttagcGGTTTTACAGAGCCTGCCACAAACAGAgcaaattaaacattaaaacagtGGTGAGATCAGCAAAGTGTGCACGTGTTTATAATTCATACCACGCCCTCAGCCAAACGTTGGATGCTGC from Astatotilapia calliptera chromosome 20, fAstCal1.2, whole genome shotgun sequence includes these protein-coding regions:
- the LOC113013172 gene encoding vesicle-associated membrane protein-associated protein B-like isoform X2; protein product: MARPEQVLLLEPQHELKFRGPFTDVVTATLKLTNPTDRNVCFKVKTTAPRRYCVRPNSGIIDAGTSINVFVMLQPFDYDPNEKSKHKFMVQSMLAPYDMTDMEGVWKEAKPEELMDSKLRCAFEMPLENDKTTEHSVLPKSASASLDDGEVKKIMEECKRLQMEVQRLREENKQIREDDGLRKRKVTPLAPAHSSSTMATTAVRDEGLSTRVLAFCVLFFVIGVIIGKLAL
- the LOC113013172 gene encoding vesicle-associated membrane protein-associated protein B-like isoform X1; this encodes MARPEQVLLLEPQHELKFRGPFTDVVTATLKLTNPTDRNVCFKVKTTAPRRYCVRPNSGIIDAGTSINVFVMLQPFDYDPNEKSKHKFMVQSMLAPYDMTDMEGVWKEAKPEELMDSKLRCAFEMPLENDKTHESEIIKTVSSSASVKTEHSVLPKSASASLDDGEVKKIMEECKRLQMEVQRLREENKQIREDDGLRKRKVTPLAPAHSSSTMATTAVRDEGLSTRVLAFCVLFFVIGVIIGKLAL